The Sabethes cyaneus chromosome 1, idSabCyanKW18_F2, whole genome shotgun sequence DNA segment ATTTGAAGCCCCGGAAAAACAAatgcaaaaatttacaaaaaaaataacaattggCAATTTCCAAATAGCttaaattgaacaattttcCCAAATTTATCGGTTCACAGTAAGAAATTTATTGTTCGGGAAATAAATTAGAGAAACACTTGATTTAtttcacctagtggtgaaaggaacctttgctatacggttttacacccaattctttttttgcacggatttttttttacacggatttttttgcacggtttctcgaaataacacagatttttttacacggtttctcgaaataacacagtttatttttacacggtatttttttacacgggacgcatcccccgtgtaaaaaaagaattgggtgtacttGCATTTTAGAAAGaattaaataaaacatttctgatacctagaagtcaaaaaacttcccatatcaaaaaaaaaattgtacgaaaaatgatgattcaattatccgggtgattcgattatccgggctgaaaataaaaatgatcatACGGATAATCGAGTTCGGGCTgtattcggttcagccatctccgagaaacaggcgatggaaaagttgcgccccgcacacacacacacacacacacacacacacacacacacacacacacacacacacacacacacacacacacacacacacacacacacaaacacacacacacacacacacacaggcgcgcacgcacgcacgcacacacacacacacacacacacacacacacacacacacacacacgttgaAGTGAAAAACCTGCATGAGGTCACAACAGAGAGTGACGTAAACGCGGTGCTGACAAGAGCGGAATACCTGGGCGACGTTCCAATGTCTATTCGGCTGCGGAAGACATACGGCAGTACGCAGACGGCGTCGATTCGTATGTCTATCGCGGCGGCAAACCGGCTTCTGAGGATGGACAGCGTCAAGATCGGATGGGTGGTGGCGAAGAAATGGCGAGATGCTTTTAATGCATGGACTTCGGTCACCAGGCGAGGAATTGTTCGGGCCCCGACAGATCGAAGCTGTGTCGGAAATGCGGCAATGAGGGACTTGTTGCGAAGGACTGCAATAAGCAACCGAGGTGTGCAAGGAAGACAACGACCACGTGACGGGAGGCTTAAAAGCCCGGTGTACCAGAAGGCAAAGGTAGGCCTACAATAATGAAGGTGATTCAAATCAACCTCAATCACTGCGACACTGCACAGCAACTTTTGTGGCAGTCGAGAACTGAAACGAAGTGCGACGTTGCAATCATCGTTGAGCCGTATTACATTTCCTCCGATAGCGGTAACTGGGTAGCAGACAGAGCAGGAATGGCCGCGATATTGGTAACGGGCCGATAtcccatccaggaggtggttacAAGCCGATACGGGGGTTTCGTGGTTGCCAAAATTAACGGAATTGGCGTgtgcagctgctatgctccccCAAGATGGACGCTGGGACAGTTCCGCCACACGCTGGAGTTCACGTAcagtgaccaccaagctatacggtacactattGGCCAACGGAACCCCGTGACAGCACAGACTAGAAGAATTCACGAGCCGCAGTGGAAAATGGAGACATTCGACAAGGACCTCTTTGTCGAGGTCCTACGACCGCATAGCGAAGCCCAGAATCGTACTGCTGATGAGCTGACCGAAGCGCTAACGAGAAGATGCGACACAACCATGCCGAGGAAGGTGGAGCTCAGAAACCGGCGGCGTCCGGTCTACTGGTGGAACGAGTCACTCAACGCATTACGCGCTAACTGCAACAGAGCTAGAAGCTTCCAAGGAGTAAGAGGTGCCGAGACTAGAGAGGAAAGAAGAAGTGACCTCCGCGTTGCCAAGGCCGCACTGAAATACGCGATTAAGCAGAGCAAGTGATGGCAAAGATCAGGGGCCCAGCAATGCCAGCCGAAGGATGTCCAGATAAGCTAAaaatgataattaaaggccTCTTCCCAAAACACGAGCCAACGTCCTGGCCACCTACCCCCTACCGGGCGCTAGAGGATGAGAACGCCGACGAGAGAAGAATCTTCAATGACGAACTAGTCAGAATCGCGAAAGATCTGAAAAAGGCGCCGGGCCCGGATGGAATCCCCAACGCAGCTCTTAAGGAGGCAATCCATGCATTCCCGAATAAGTTTCGCACGGTGATGCAAAACTGCCTAAACAAGGGACACTTTCCAGACAAGTGGAAAATCCAGAAGTTGGTACTGttgccaaaaccaggaaaaccgccGGGGGATCCAGCATCATATCGACCAATCTACCTGTTGGACACACTAggaaagctgctagaaaggatTATCCTGAACAAGCTATCCATATACACGGAGGGCGAGTACGGATTGACACAaaggcagtttgggttccggaagggAAGGTCCTCGCTAGATGCGATCCGGACTGTCGTCGAGACAGCAGATAAGGCGTCCAAGCAAAAATGCAGAGGAAACCGCTACTGTGCAGTGGTCGCTATCGACGTTAAGAATGCATTCAACTgcgccagctgggaagccatCGCAGCAGCGCTCCATAGAATGAGAGTCCCCGATTATCTGTGCCGAGTTCTGAAGAGCTACTTCACGAATCGCGTGCTAGTATACCGGACGAACTTCGAACGACGGCGTGCTAACCCTAGAGCTACCAATGGGAGTGGAAATCGTCgacttcgcggacgacatcgtgatGACGGTTACAGGCGAATCGCTAAAGGAAGTGGAGGCATTGGCGACTGAGTCAATCCGCAGGGTGGAGAGTTGGATGCAGAAcgcgaaactgcaaatagcGCGCAataaaacggagatactacTGGTTAGTAATCGGAGAGCAGTCCAACACGTCGGGATTACCGTCGGAAAACATATCATAACCACAAAACGCGAGTTGAAACACCTGGGTGTGATGATCGACAATCGGCTAAAATTCAACGGTCACGTTGACTACGCATGCGAAAAGGCAGCGAAAGCCATCAGTGCACTGTCTAGGATCATGCCAAATAACTTTGGACCAAGCAGTAGCAAAAGGCGTCTCTTAGCCAgtgtatcatcgtcgatactgcggtatggcGGACCAGCCTGAATTACAGCGCTCCAAACCCAGCGCAACAGAGCAAAGCTGAGAAGTACGGCCCGACTCATGGCCATTCGAGTCGTGAGCGCATATACGACTATCTCATCAGAAGCTGCGTGCGTAATCGCTGGGATGATTACCATCGATATTACCCTGATGGAGGACTAAGAGTGCTATAGGCAAAAGGAGGTCAGAAGAATTAGAAAGCTGATAAGAGCAAAATCAATGGCTAAGTGGCAACAGGAGTGGAATTCGACACAGAAAGGTAGATGGACCCACAGGCTCATATCGGGGTGACGTTATGACTGTCGGCACCTTCTAATCGGTATACGTCTCGAAGGGTTGCGCGAGCTAGCTGCGCAAATGACCAGCAACGTTAACCTGCGTTGATAACTGCAAAGTGCATGAGCACGGCATCCCCTCGATATGCCTGAAGGAGTAACGTGATAAATGGAACAGTGCAAGAGCACAGCCTCCTCCTGAAGTAATACTTCATTGTGGTACCGGTGGGATCCAGGCAGAGGGCAAGGATGAGGTTTTGGTGGGCGAAAGTCCCACACAACGTTTGGATAAGAGGATTAGTTTTCCGAAACCTtgtaaacacacacacacacacacacgcgcgcccGCTTACACACATTCGAAGAATgggatttccgaaaatcggcgaaaacttttttcttccgattttgtcttccttttcgtaggttttttcatggaaaatattAACGTATATATAaaaagtaagaatagatttagttttctcgtttaaacttcaagtaaaaatgtttaaaacgcACATatgttttgctcgattaaaaaaatcttttggtttttttttcgccaccaCCCCTTCAGTTGCTCAACACCggaatgacaaaaactttataaaatatttgtaatggccagTACAGAAATTTAAAATCTAGTGTATTGTAAAAGATGGTTAAAAATTCTAATCACACAATAGAAATACCTCTGAAATCTATGGAGGATTTAATGTgtaaaatgttacaaaaaaatTAGCAATAATTTTTCAATCAGGAACCGAGAATTTGTAGTTAGACAATGCatcattatttttagtttttctacaGCGCGTACTTAAAAGTCAATAGCTTTCTCTATTAGAGTCGATGCGTAGAATATTTTCCGATCGATCGACCAGCCACCTTTCAGTAGGCCGCaggcctacgtcaaaaaacgatTTCCGGTTTAAGTTACTAACTAATCAACGAACGGTCTAAGCAGCCTGTCTCTACTAATCGAAgtctaaagggccaaacagaatgctgcgtcaacgcacccgtcagcgtcaatttgacagtaaacccatgggaaaactgtcagaataacgctggcggacgcgttgacgcagcattctgtttgaccCTTAAGAAAGTGGGCATTTAGTAAGTAAATTTATTTCACATAACAATTTTGGTGATAATGTGAACTCTATAGGCCCGCATTTCATGAAGATTTTTCCATGTAAACGTTATTATGGGACaagtaaagcaaactgttttattcatacagcCAATTGTACAATTTGGAACTTTGGAAATACGTTTTTCCCGTAACTTCCTGTCATTcagatttttactttttttcctgCTAATCTCATATTAGTTAGGCCTCAAATCCATTTTGGAACTCAGAACCCAAACGTGGCTCGTACAAACATCAAACGTCTGTTAGTTTTTTTAAGCTACAAAAAAATACACTCCCACCGTTTGATTTCTTATAAAACGTTTTATTTTGTCTACGCTTGTATCTTATCACAATAAAATTTCTTTCTGCATCTTGCAAGTTTGACAAAAAGTAGTGTAGTATTTCTCTGCGGTCTCTCGTTTTCTCTCTGAACCAGTGGATTGATATGAATGGCGTAAAAGTATCTATTGCAAAAACTAATCATCTAAGATCGCCCTCTGTTAACGTTGCGCAGTTTTGTATGTCTAAGCTGTCTTTTCGAAATGCTGTCTTTTTCGGGCTTTCTACTTCTCGACGTCGACAATTATTACCGCTGCCTGCCTGCCCGTTAACTACAAAACGGACGAAGACTCGGCTAACTATTCTAGAGcaagttaaaaaaaaactaaaagattCTGACGAAAAAATGCTTTCTTACTAGACTTTCGTTAGTTTCTAATGAGATGAGAGTTTGTTTGCTACAAATATATATATTCGATAGTTATTACATTCTTGTTTAATCCACTTGCTAAGGCAGCTCTTatagaaaaattgtaaaataaatcgAGTTTTCTCCTGGAATTGTTCTATCTACTAAATATAAGAGGGAGTGTATCGATTCGCGTGTggagtttgtttgtttgtttcaagtttgtttcaaaaacatgcaaaaattGTTGCTTGATAAATGTGACGATTTTTGAGCACTAGTACCTATGATTGTCTTGTTGCAAGTTATTGTTCCTGTGTTTTTCCTGCAGCCGATTTAATTGATTCGATTGAATGAGTCTGTTTACGTGTGCATGTTGTAAGCATGTTAACTTTTCTGTTTTGTATGGCAATCTGTTTGAAATATGTAGTTATCCTCGGGTGGCGCGCACGTTCCTAGTTCTTCGGCGATTGTCTCTCTAATATTAACGTTTACTATCACGAATAGGATCGGCTTCTTTTAATACTATGTTTTTTTTGACACTTGTAAATTCTAGAAACAATAATTTTGACCCAAAAAATAAGCTAATATGTCTAAAGCAGTTTCGCAGGTTGGTTCACTTTCTCCTGTTTTACGTTATTGTTtacatttaaaatttgtttacatTCAAAAGAGACAGTCTTCTCATTTGCAAATATTTTGCTCCTCGACGGGTGTTTGATTTTCTTTTTGCCAGTGAAGTTCCGTTTTCTACTCGGAGAGTTTGTGCAAATTGTTGAACTATTTACCTAAAACGATTCTACGAAGATTAAAAGTATAGCTTTTCTCATCCTAAAGCCGGAGCCGAGAAAAAATCGACTCCCTTATAAAACGCACATTGCTTCAATCCGAGACAAGCTCGGACGCGACTTCAGACTTTGACACACATGCAACCCGGTTCGTTTTGTCCTTCGACGATCCGTCCCGTCTAGAGCGGATCTCTGTTGGAGTGGGAATGTTTCTGACGGCTTACACACATTCACACGTATGGTTTGATATATAAAAACAGTCTGTCATTCTCGCGATCACGCTCCCATTCGCACAAAGTTCTCTCCTCTAGTGTTGCGCTTCCCTGTCTAATACACACAGCTCAATAGTTCCCTTATGCTTCGTATTCCTGATGCAGCGACTCCTTCTCCTTGTCTGTGAAATGTAGGGCGAAATCGGAAAATAGGTATGTTTTCGTTAGACTGAATTTGGACACTTTGCAAAGCTACTGCCAAAAAAAGAAAGGGGGAGTCTAGGTTTCAGTTTCTTTACCATATTTTCCAATTTCCGGATAAATGGGTGCCATTTCGAGCGTTGAAGGAGCCGACGGTGTGTCGACGTGTCTTGTTTCGTTCAGCTGCGATATGAGCGACTGCAACACCTCGCCGAATGACGTTACGTTGATGTTTTGGCCCAGCAGATGTATCATCAGGAAATCGCCGATCTGAACCCGGCGGATCAGCGACTCGATCTGTTGTTTATCTTGCGCCGCACGGAAACGACTCTTCAGCACTACCTCGCGAGTCGTTGGCATCATCACGATGGCGGCCGAGTACAAAATGGCCAGCCCCGAGAGAACGGCCAAAATGATGAACCAGAACCTGTTCAGGCGTTTTAGAATGTTATGGTTTTTTTTTGGCATCATATATTGTGACCGTAACTTACCACAAGAAGATGTAGATTTTTTCATTGAGGATGTTTAGGGCCAGGACGCAAAGAGCATCGTGCTTCTGGATACTGCCGGACGCTCCGTACTTGTGAAAGGTACACTTGGTGACGCGCGGGAAAATCTAGACAGTTGAAAATGATTATTGATTTATTCTAGGCACATGGCGACTGTTTTACCTCAATCATGGGGTCGGAGCGGTTCTCCTGGTCTAAGTCGCTAAACTTCAGCACGTCCGAACCATAGGTCAGAAAAGCACCGCCGAGAAATTTGTCTACGAAGAAAATGTTGCCAACCTACGTGTGTGTGTTTGAAGTGAGTAAAATCGATGGATAGTGGTCTTAATTAATCGTTAGTACTTACAACGTTGATGAAATTTAGTGCCTCGCAGAAAAAATAGCCAAAGGAATAGGCATTGTGGGTTGTCTTGCTATCGCAAAGATACCGAACCAACCGCGATTGGCGTCCCCTGCGTTCCTCCATGCTCAGTGTCATGTTACCGCGTAGTCCATCGGAGATCATGCGCATTTTACCATCCTCCCAGTTCTTCCAGATCCAGTGCGGCGTATAGAACAACATACCCTGGAAGAACAACATGAATGGCACCCACTGATAGTAGCTGTGATACGTCCGCTCCTGATTGTATTCGTTCCCTAGGCCGGAGTGCGCCACCGATGTTCCAACCGAGCGTCCATGTTGACCCGGTAGCGTGAAAGTGTACGTGATCCAGCAATACGTGTTGATCACATGGCCGGGTATGGCACCATCGTTGATGCAGGAAATTGGATCGCCTGAAAATGTCAAACAAATGATCAGGTAACTGTCAGAAATAAGCCTAACTATGGCACACCAACCGATCAGATTGTTTGCCGTTACGAGTACGCAGCACAAGAACAGCACTGCACTGGTTAACCGATAGTGACACCGGAAGACCATATTATCGATGATCGCTTTGTCGATCAGATACCGCACTTTGATGAAGCCGGCCACCGAAGAGACCAGTCCGAACACAGCCATGATTGTGTGAAGTTTTGTGCACTACGGAGGCACCTGGCACAGGatagtagtagtaatagtagtagtcTGTGGAAGAAAAACAAACGTTAGAATACAACGGACGTATCAAAACTGTTTGGTCTGGATGGGACGGATGAGTGCAAAACTATATCTAAAGAACTCCCGTTTTTCAACCGTTCAATTAACGTCAGTTGGGCTTGTCTGTTGTGTCTGATTTATGTGATCGACGGTAATTAAAACTAGCCAAGGCCGATATTGGTTCTGATTAGTGGAGTCAATTCAGGGTTCAATTGATGGAGTGCACTTCTTTTCAGTTTCCAGGTTCGAATCACACTAATTCTTAATGTTTTTACTGAAACACGTGCTTGCTAACTACTGAACACAAATTAATTTCCCCTTCTGCTCTGATTCCGTTTCATTAGTTCGCGGCCAGGATTGGAGTGTCATCCGTGCGGATCTCCAATGTCAAATCCATTTACTCTCAGTGATTGTTGAAGTGTGCTCCGGTCTTATCACTACGTTGTTTTGTTTCACTGGCAGCTAAGCCGCTTTTATTCCGCTAATCAACCGGTGCATGTGTGTTCCGCTTGTCCAGCGTCGACACGGTCACGCTCGAGCGCGCGCCGATTCGGCTCGGGCGAGGCACACATACACTATACACTGCAGGTAACGTTGTGTTTTGTCAATAGAGAACGAGTTTGCCGGTTTATGCAAAGTAGTTGTCGCAATAAGCAACAACTGGAGTACAATTGCATTCGACTGCAAGCTTCCAGCTGGTCTGCCTGTTGTTTCAGAACACTCTGCGCGCTGTGGTCAACCGCAAGTCGATTGACTGATTCAATCTGCGGTCGGACCCATTCAGCTTCGATTTCTAATTACCGGTGTTCCAGTCTTTAAACAATAAGCCATTATTTAGCTGTACACATTGAATTGCTCACTTTATCGCTAGTCACTCTACTGAACGTTGCGTAATTATTAAACACGTTTCACATTACGAGCGTGACGTACCGGATCTTCTTTGACTATTTTGCTCGTAACGCACAGTAATGCGCCGCTTATCACCGTAGAATCAACACTTTTCTTCACCACGCGCTATCGAGGTCATAGACTTTGCTCTCGCTTGGGATGCTGTCTGGTACTGTACTGGCAGAGCCTGAATGAATTTGAATGAGTACAATTCATCGCGATTGCCCGAAAGCATCAGCCCTGCTTGTGTTGAATTGACTTGGTTGGAAAttaacgtcgtcgtcgtcgtcgtcgtcgcggcATACAATCTGTTTCATGTCGTCAGTTTCCGCACTTATGTTCTGAAGAAACTGGTCGTCGTACGTCATTTCATACATTACTCAACAAGCAACAGCACAGTGAGGTCTTTAGGAGGGTGGGTTTCAATGTTGTGGGATGTGTTTACAATTTCCTCTCGAGGTGGGCGGCACTTGAAATAAGGATTAAGTTAAATTGATCTTTCAAGCTTTGTTGCGTGTTTCTAAAATAATTTCCTGCGTAAGCTTTGTCCCAATTAACAATTAGACTCTGTTCAAGTGTTCACAAATCCAAACAAAGCTGAACCCGATTGTAGTTGGTTTGGTTACGAAAAATATGTACACTGCTGATTCCCCGATAAACGATCAGTCACTTTGCTGCTGTTCGCTGCTGATGTGAATATGGAAACCATTGCTTAATGCATTTGAGGTCAGAAAACGGAAAAACTAGCGGGGCATTCTTGTTTGATGATACAGATGTCGGAACGGCGCGAACGAACCTTTGTCCCGAggaagttgtttatcttgcctCGAAAGTTCTGTTCTGCTGTTGCTAAGGAAACGATGGAATGTGTTCACAGCATCGCTTGCTTTGTCCCATCATCGTAGGGAATAGTTAATTTAACTTTGATTGAATGCACCCGGATTTTCGCTGGATTTAGTCGAGGTCATGGTTCTGTTAATTCAGCCAATCGAACAAACAGCTTTCACTCAGTTGATGAATCATGTGCCGAAGCAGAAAATCCCCTccattgttttctttgtttactgTCACCGAGTTATCACTACTTCCTGCATTATTCACAGAACCGAGAGCATAGAATCATACGTGAATGAACTTCATTTGACAGCTTGTACGCCGTAAAAAGTTTGCCAAAAGAGCTGCTCTGTGCAAATGTTTTAAGACGCTCGAAATAAAAACTATAGAAGGTGCTTCTTGGGCTTGGGTGACGTTCGTTTGTTTGAGACTTTCTGTTGTTTAAACAGCAAACCGCTGTACAAATTTATACAGCTTTTAGAAGTTGTAATCCAAAGTGACACGTGAGCGACCGTATCGCTAAGTTTCCGTTTTCAAAATACTACCAACTGTAGATTTCGAATGATATTGCTCGATTCCGATTTTTTCCACATCATTTTTCTCCACCAGCATAATTTGGGTTATATTCCTAAATGCTCGCGTTTGACAACTAAGTCACCAGCAACTAAGTTACttgataaatttgaaattttcattAGATCAACATTCCACATTTGAACATTTCCCTTTTGCATGTACGTTCGATTTCGGAAGCAACTGTTGGTGTGCTAATATGGAACAACAATCTACGGATGTTTAACTCGAAATGAAAAACCGCACAATTAGTGTGCTGTAAATTGTTTAACTCTTGTTTTCATCTTAGTTCGAGTGTACAGAGCTGCCCACTTCCACAGTTAGTCGCGCACTGCAGTCGTGTCAAGCCTAGTAAATCCCATTAGATTTATTACGGGATCTAGCTCATTCCGCCGCGCACTGTTTCCGTCTGAATATGTAATTTCATTCTATCGCCAGGCAGTAGGCGAACAAAGCGTTACTAGACGAATTGTCGAGTTGATCTCTCGTGATACCAGCTGACGACATTTTTCGACGGCTTTGTTTACTGTGTTAGGTTTACCATGCGCGGATGGCAAATTGTCACATGCTAATGTGTCGTTGTTGGAAGAACAACATGAGTGTACTCCGACAGGACCTGCTCGAAGCTCTCAGTTAGCATCTCAGCAGGTTGACCTTTCCCGTTTGGTTGCTGTAATCGCAGACCAGTGGCTGTTTCTTAAAGTGGCTTAAACCGGCGACTATCTTATCGCACATACAGTATTACAATGCTTGGTGCTTCCTACCAGGGTTATGTTATTTGTATTAATACCAGCATTGGGATGAGCAACGCAAGCCAGCGGAAAGAGATCGCAGGAGTAGCGATCGTGAGAAAATGAAGCCCTCTGTAGGGAAGACAATCGATAATACATGAACCACCTCTCCCAACATTCCTTGCTCGCAATCGCAACACTGATCCCTGCCACTAGGTCTCGACCAGCGATATCTTTCCATCGATGGCCAAAGCGAAGAATTTCAATATTCCTCTTTGCAGTCGATTTCGCTCCTCCATCGGCTGGGACAAATATGTTCTCCTATTTTGTATgtgcatttttagtttttttttctgtactctTGAACACGCATTCGAACGAGAGTGAGCGATCGAGTGAGCCTTCCTCGGTTTCGGACCTACCGTTCAGCGCTCAGAAGAGGCTGCTGACTGGAACGAAATGTGGCAACATTGTATTTTATTATGATCGGAGAGAAAACATAGCTGGCGTTTCCAAAAGGCAGCACACAGAGGAACGGATAACAGTTATGCAGCTTAAGATATGTTCCACCTTACACGGATTAAACCCTATCGATCACTAACCAACAGTTGGTGCTTCCTAGGGGCAATCTATGCCTATACCCGCACCAATCCAAATGCTTTTATTCAATCACAGTAACTAAAAGTTGTGTTGTTTTTTCCTTCTATAATGTTTATAAAACTCAAGCATAAACATGACATACAAACTGTAAGCAGCGGGCGCTTTGTTGATCGGTTTCCGAACCTCCGACCAaccgacgacaacgacaacgatggAGACAGAGTCGTATAAATTTGCAGCGATTGCAGAAAAACCGCTAATTGCCGACGCGTGGTCGTTTGTCGTCAGCCCGGTTTTGTGCCATTGGAGGTTGTTTcatgtctttttttttaatatcaccCGTACATATCACCCATAATTTTGCCATGACGACGCTTTATCGCCTCAACCCGCGTCCCGGTATCGTTTATTGACACATTAGATGCCGATGAAAGTTTCGTGGAAATCAACTACCAGCAGTTCCTTCGGTTCAATCCGTCTAATAACCTCCCTGAAATTGGAATACCTGCATAGGTAAACAGAAATTGGTGCTCGTTATTGAGCTACCATTTCGTCCCCACCACCGTGTGTCTGCTGTCTGGTTTTTAAGCTCTCACATATCATTTGAAGTAAAAACCTGGCTCGGAAGGTGATTCATCAAATTTCGGCTCTTTGGGACGGTATTTCCAACGATTCCTGCAATGTTTCATCATGCACAGCCGAAAAATCAGTTGATGTGCACGCACGCAGGAAGAACCGAAAAGAGAAAAGCGTATATGGCAAAGCATGCAATGTCAGGTACGAACTAAACGAGGGGTCTTTCCCCTTCGTAGATGGATGTTTTAAACGCCATTTTCTTTAACATTGAATATCCTTTTACGATTTGTCGTCCCGAACTGCCCAGCTGCTGTTGCGACGAGCTAATACTAAAGACATTCGATCGTCTGATTTCACTTCTATTTTCCGTGTGTTGTGTAAATATCGTTCAAAAAATTACATTCACTGCCAGCAAACCACCCTCCATTCATAAACTCCTTTTCagatgcttttgttttcacttttccACTGAAACCTACTTTTGTAGTATGAAATATGACAACGATTTCACTGATATGCGTCTAGTACGCGTCGCGTTGATGTCCACTTCGTTTCTAAAACATAAATGCACTATTGCGGAGTAGTAGTGTATGCTGCGGCGTGGAAGTTTTGGTCACACAGATTTACAGATTTTTCCTGGTTGCAACAGCCAGAGTCATGGCAGGCAGAGACaaacaaacgaagaaaaaaaaacgaaataaaacaaGCAACATACACAAACTTTCTGTCTCTATCTGTCCTCTGTCGTTgaatttgatgatgatgatgttgatgatggtgTAAGGTTAGGTTAGACGCCACACCGACGGAAAACAACACGCGCTCTCCTACTCGATCACTGCCATTTACACCGAACGAGCGTCTCTCTGCAACTGAA contains these protein-coding regions:
- the LOC128745397 gene encoding innexin inx3 is translated as MAVFGLVSSVAGFIKVRYLIDKAIIDNMVFRCHYRLTSAVLFLCCVLVTANNLIGDPISCINDGAIPGHVINTYCWITYTFTLPGQHGRSVGTSVAHSGLGNEYNQERTYHSYYQWVPFMLFFQGMLFYTPHWIWKNWEDGKMRMISDGLRGNMTLSMEERRGRQSRLVRYLCDSKTTHNAYSFGYFFCEALNFINVVGNIFFVDKFLGGAFLTYGSDVLKFSDLDQENRSDPMIEIFPRVTKCTFHKYGASGSIQKHDALCVLALNILNEKIYIFLWFWFIILAVLSGLAILYSAAIVMMPTTREVVLKSRFRAAQDKQQIESLIRRVQIGDFLMIHLLGQNINVTSFGEVLQSLISQLNETRHVDTPSAPSTLEMAPIYPEIGKYDKEKESLHQEYEA